Sequence from the Actinocatenispora sera genome:
GCGAGCACCGGCCTGCGACAGCTCACGACCAGGAACTCCGCGCAACCCACCGGTTAGCCACCAGCACGTCGTGCGGCGGGTTTGTCGGTGGTCGGACCTAGCATGCGGAGCATGACGCGATACGTCGACGAGGACCTGAGCGGTGCGGAGTTCCGCGAGTGCGACCTGACCGGGGCACGCCTGATCGGCGTGGTCATGCAGGATGCGGTGATCGACGGGCTCGTCACCAACCTCGAGGTGAACGGTGTCGAGGTCACCGGGTACGTCGAGGCGGAGCTCGACCGGCGGCATCCGGTGCGAGTGCTGATCCGCTCGGAAGACCCCGCCGACCTGCGCGAGGCGGCGCGGCAGCTCCGCGCCGGCTGGACCGCCACGATCGGGCGCATCCGTCGCACGCCCGGCATCGAGCGCCGCAGCGTGAACGACGAGTGGTCGGCGGCGCAGACGCTGCGCCACCTGGTCTTCGTGCACGACTCCTGGTTCCGCCGCTGCTGCCTGGGCTCGACGGAGCCGTTCACGCCGATGGGCATCGGGCCGGACGTCGAGCCCTACCGTGATGCGCACGGGATCGACCGCTCGCTCGTTCCGGAACTCGACGAGATCGTGCGGGTGCGTGACGCGCAGGCCGCCGCACTCGAGGACTGGCTGGCCGAGGTCACCGCTGCGCAGCTCGCAGCGCCGGCGCCGGTGCCCGACGACGATGTTTGGCCGCCGTACGCCCGCGGCCGCTCGGTGCGGCAGTGCCTCGGCACGGTGCTCAACGAAACCTTCGAGCACCACGGCTTCTGCGTCCGCGACCTCGACCTGATCGAAGCACAGGACGCCGGGTAGCCCCCCACGGGGCCCTCGCGTGGACGGCGGGCGCTGCCGGCTCGCTCGGGGGCAGGGGTTCGGCGGGACGTGTGGAATACCAGCCGGTTGCCGAACGGATCAGGTATGTCGAGGTCGTCGCCCCAGGGTTGCGCGTCGAGCCCGATGCGCAGCGGGTACACCGGACTGTCGGCCAGTTCGCGTTGCAGCCGGCGCACGTCCGACACCGCGATACGCACCGCCGAACCCGGGGTCCCGTCGCCGTGGTGCTCGCTCAGATGCAGTACGCAGCCCTGCCGGGAGACCTGTTGGTACAGGGGCATTCCCGTCGCGAACCGGTGTTCCCAGTCCACCGTGAAGCCGAGGAACTCGACGTAGAACCGGCGCGCCTCGGCGCCGGGGAAGGCCCGCAGGATCGGTACGGTGACCGGGGCCGGGTCGGGGCGCCACGCTGCCGCACAGGTGTTCCAGTCGCGGTAGCCCAACTGCCCGGCGACGATCTCGAGCGCCTGGCTGTGCGGGATGTCGAACCCGAATGCACCGCGACGCTGGGCGGGTCGTACCGCAGGACGCCAGTGCGGGATCGACCCACGACGGGCTGCGGCGGTTTCGTCCCGCTGCTTCAACGGGACGGTGGAACGTGCGGTGCCCTCACGCCAGTCGGCCGGGGTGCCCGCAAACCGGCCGACCGGTGATGGAGGGACGTGGCTGCGGCTGATCGCGTGTCGGGTGACAGTGCGCGAGGCCACACGATATCGCGATGCCGTCCATATTCGTCTGGTCTACCATACAAAAAAAATGAGTCGCCGACCCGCGCCGACCCGCGCCGACCCGCGCCGACCCGCGCCGACCCGCGCCGTCGGGTGCCGCTGGTCAGCCGTTCAGACACGTCATCCAGAGGATCCGAGGGACCTGGCCCCGAGACGATCCGGCAACCTGCCACGGAATTCCGCAGCGGCAAGGTGCCAACGCCAGGAGCGATGAGAGAGGTGGCCATGCGTCCGTTCTTCGAGGTACCGCCGCTGGACGGCCACCTGGTTCGGCTCGAACCGCTGTCCGTCCGGCACGCGGCCGACCTGGCTGCTACCGCCGATGACGACCGCACCAGCTACGACTTCACGCTGGTGCCGCACGCCGACGAGGTCGCCGGCTACATCACCGCGCAGCATGAGCGGATGGCGCAGGGCCTGGTGCCGTTCGCGCAGGTCCGGCGCTCCGACGGACGCGCGGTGGGCTGCACCGCGTTCTGGGACCCCCGATACTGGCCCGGGCGCGAGGACTTGCGCGCCATCGAGATCGGCTTCACCTGGCTCGGTGCGGCGGCGCAGGGTTCCGGAATCAACGCCGAGGCGAAGCTGCTCCTGATGACGTACGCGTTCGAGACGCTGGCGGTGTCCCGGGTCGATCTGAAGACCGACGCTCGCAACACGCGGTCCCGCGCCGCGATCGCCGCTCTCGGGGCCACGTTCGAGGGGGTGTTACGCGGATGGTCGATGTCCTGGGCGCCAGGCGAAAGCGGCCAGCTGCGCGACTCCGCCATGTACTCGGTGCTCGCCGTGGAGTGGGGCGCGGTCAAGCAGGCACTGGCCGGCCGGGTCGACCGGCAGCGGTCCGCCGCTCGCGGCGGACGCCCGGCATGAGTGCGCGGCAGGCGGCCGGCGATCGGCATACCGGCCCGGCAGAAGTGGCGGCGACGGTTCGACCAGGGGACGAGGGGGCCGTCGGGAACGACGCCGGCCCGGAGCTGTCCAGTGAGCTTCGGGCCCTGGCGGCCGAGGCCGCGGCCGTCGACGGGGTCGCGCGCATCCTCGGCCGGCTGTCCCGTCGCCTCGACGGCACGGCGCTGCTGTGGGATCCGACCGGCGGGCCGAGCAGTGCGCGTCCGCAGCTGCCGCC
This genomic interval carries:
- a CDS encoding DinB family protein; the encoded protein is MTRYVDEDLSGAEFRECDLTGARLIGVVMQDAVIDGLVTNLEVNGVEVTGYVEAELDRRHPVRVLIRSEDPADLREAARQLRAGWTATIGRIRRTPGIERRSVNDEWSAAQTLRHLVFVHDSWFRRCCLGSTEPFTPMGIGPDVEPYRDAHGIDRSLVPELDEIVRVRDAQAAALEDWLAEVTAAQLAAPAPVPDDDVWPPYARGRSVRQCLGTVLNETFEHHGFCVRDLDLIEAQDAG
- a CDS encoding GNAT family N-acetyltransferase; this encodes MRPFFEVPPLDGHLVRLEPLSVRHAADLAATADDDRTSYDFTLVPHADEVAGYITAQHERMAQGLVPFAQVRRSDGRAVGCTAFWDPRYWPGREDLRAIEIGFTWLGAAAQGSGINAEAKLLLMTYAFETLAVSRVDLKTDARNTRSRAAIAALGATFEGVLRGWSMSWAPGESGQLRDSAMYSVLAVEWGAVKQALAGRVDRQRSAARGGRPA